The Lipingzhangella halophila genomic interval CGAGACGATTGATCCCGCCTTCCTTCATTGCGGCGATCAGCAAGCGGAACCGCGCGATCGCCACTGCGAAAGGGTTCTTGTCGACTCCGTGCACACTGCGCAGTGAGCGGCTGATCAGATCCCACTCAGAGACGCCAGGTTCCGCCTCGCGCCACTTGGTGAGCAATCGATGGAAGGCACCAAGCAGGAAGTGCCCGGAGCCACACGTCGGGTCTATCAGGCGGAATCCCCTGCTCTCCACCTGATAGATCCGGTTTCCATCGAGCCCGAACTCCTCGACTGCGGGCTCCAGCGTGTAGTCGAGGATGAACTCCTCGACGAATTCGGGCGTCTGCAGCAGTGCGAAGTTCTTGCGTGCGGGCTCGGAAAGGTCTTGGTACAGATCGCCGAGGAAGCGGGTGTCCCAGTAGTCGTTGTCGGTGAAGTCATGTACCAGATGGCCGTCGTCGCCGACCTCGCGCCAGAAGCCGATAAGTATCTTCGCCGCCTGGTGGGACGGTGTGATCGTCCACATCGGGTTGTGGTCGCGGTCGAACAGGCCGGCCGTGATGCTGGAGACGCTCATCTGCTCGAAGGTGTGCACCAACCAGTCACGGTCGGTGCGCTCGGGAGCGTCCGGCTCCTTCTCCCGCCACTCCAGGACCCAGGCGTCCTTGAGTTCCTGCGCGATGTCGTACCGGTTGCGCTCGTCTCTCGGCCCGGAGATGAACGGGTGCTCCAGCAGGCCGTTGTCCTCGCAGAACCGAACGAAGACGGTTGCCAGCACCCAGGCGGCCGCGGCCTGCGTGACCCGCTCGTCCCGCCAGGTCTCGTACGTGGCCGCGGTGCGCTCGGCCTCGAACGCCTTGTTGTACTCCCGCCGGAGCGCGTCGTTGAAGCTCTCTTCTTGCCCGTCCGCGTCGAGACCCTTGATGGCGGTGGGATCCTCGCTGCGCTCCCGCAGGTCTTCTTCCAGCAGCTTGACCTGGCGCTGCAGGTCCTTGAGCAACGACGCGTGATCGACCAACTGAGACTCCTGGCGCGAGGGAGGTGTGTGAGGGTTACCCCTCCATTGTCGGGGATCCCGCGCCCGAGGTCACCGGAACGGCTGATCAGACCCACCTGCGGAACGACCGAGGGGCCCGGCATCCGCCGGGCCCGTGCGCGCACTTGCTTGGTTAGAGTCGGCCGTCCTTCACGTCGGCGAGGAACGCGGACCACTCCGCCGCCGAAACCGCCAGGTACCCGGCGTTCCGGTGCTGGGTGTCCCGGACCTTCACCTGCTCTGACGACTCCGCGACCTCCACGCAGTCCTGGTGCCCTCCTCCGCTGTAACTGGACTTGTGCCAGGCTCCGAACTCACCCATCTCCCAGTCCTTCCAAGGTCTTCAGGATCAGCCGCGCGGACTCGTCGGGGGACAGTGCCACTGCTTGAACCGCACCGTAGAGCAGACGAAACCTGCGGACGTCCTCGGGGGTGTCAATGACCTGACCGGAGTGCGCGGACTCGGCATAGACCACATCAGACGCCCCTGGAGGTGAAATGATCTTGAACGGTCCGGCCAAGCCAGCATGCCGACCCTCAACTACCTGCACAGATACACGCTCGCATTCGATCAGGTTGGCTACGTGAGATAGCTGAGCCCTATGCAGGTCATCCGGCCCCATCTTACGAGTGATCACTGAATGATCGATCACTGCCCAATGGATCGGCGCTTGCGATTCTGTGAAACGTTCGACCCGTTCCATGCGGTTCCGGACACTAACGGCGACCTCGTCCCGTGTCATCCATGGCGACAGAGTGGAGACAGCCACCCTCGCGTACTTCTCAGTTTGAAGGAGCGCCGGGAACATCACTGTCTGGGACTCCATGATCGTGATGGCATCCCGTTCGAGCTCCGCCAACTCATCAAGCCAGACAGAACGCCCGCTACCCGTCAGCTCTTCCCATAGACGGACAAGGTGACCGTCCGCTGAGAGCGTCTTGTCCAGTTGGGCGATGATCGGCCCCTTCGGAGTCCGGTATCCGCGTTCAAGATTCGAGAGATGCGAAGAACTGATTTCGAGATCGTTCGCAAGCCTGGCTTGCGTCATGTCTGCCATTTCGCGCAGACGCGCCAGTTCGCGCCCGAATCGGCGCGCCACGTCTTGAGACGTTCCATCCATGCTCTTCATCTGACCAGAGAACTATTCCGCGTACCTCGCTTATCCCCAAAATTTCCCGGTATCCAGTTCGCCATAGATTCCTCACCTGGGCGGCGGCACAGTGAAGGCATAAGAAGACCCCGGCGACGGCCGACACCGTCCCGGGGCTTGGCCACCAGCTAGCTAAGGGAGCTGATGACATGTCCAACCCTATCCCGCGCGCTTTGACGTGGGCGCAGGCGCTGCTCTTCCCGTTCGCCCTGCTGCCCTTCCTGATCATCCGCCCGGCTTCCGCGCTGCCTCCGCAGCGGCGCACCGACCGATCGCGCCCCCGCCCCTACCTCCCCTCCCCCGCTGTCCCGCCGGACTACGACCGGTTCTGCGAGGTCCACACCCGGCACCGGGCCCTGTGGCGACTCACCTACGTGCCCGGCCAACAGGTGCCCTACCAGGCGCATCACCGCTACCTCGACGGCATCGCGCTCGCCGCCGCCGACCTGGACGCGCTCGACTTCGCACTCGCTCACTTCGCACCGCCGCCGCGCACGCGCCCCTACGTCGATGAGCGCGACCGACCCGAGCACCCCAATAACCACGACCACCGCGCGAATCCCTCAAGCTCCGCACCCGCGCGTGCGGAGCATGCCCGCACACTCGGTCTCCGCGAGGTCCGGTGCCTGCACCAGTTGGCCGACGACCTCATGGCGAGCACGCACGGCCGCTGCTACTGGACCTCCGCCGTCCGGGATGCGGCCCTGGAGATCCTGACCCGCATCGCCGCCCTGATCGGCGGGACCTGCGGCCAGCGCGCACCCGGTCCGGCTCGCTCCGCCGAACCGGCCGAGCCAGCGCCGCCGCCCCCCGGCACCCCGCCCAGGCGCCGCCGCTCCTGCGTGCGTCCGGCCGACCACGAGGGCCACCACCTGGACGCCTCCGGCCGCAGTTGGCACAACGCCGAGGAGGGCTCCCGATGACCGCCGCTCCCCGCACCGCGCGTTCCCGCCCCTACCGCCAGCCCGCGACCGTCCACCCCGCCGCCCGGCGGGTGGGCCACCTCTTCCCCGGTGTCACCGCCTGGTACGGCACGCACACCGGAACCTGGTGGGCCATACTGCCCGGCCATTCCCGCCTGCTGGAGGCGCCCACGGCCGAAATCCTCGAACACCGCGTCGCCTCACTGCTCATAGGGCGCGGCCAGTCCGCGCCACCGCCGCCGCGCGCCGTTAAACCGGCCTCGGGAACAGCACCACATGCCCCGCCGGGACCGCCAGGACACCGTTCTGTTTACAGCCCCGTCCGTTTACTCGTTCCTAGGACTGGGTGAGCAACTGGAGGGCGCGGTCGTAGATGGCCTGGACGATGGGGATTGTGTCGATGCGCACGCGTTCGTTGGTGGCGTGTAGGCCCTCGTAGTGTGGCCCGAATCCGGCGGTGGCCGGTATGCCGAGGCGGGCGAGGTAGTTGCCGATATTGGAAGGCCCGGCGATCTTGGCTGCCGGGTCGAAGCCGTGGTGGGCGGCGGCGGTGGTGAGCGCTGTGCGTAGGGGCGCGTCGTGGTTCAGCGCGTAGGGGGGCCAGCGGGTGTGGGCTTCGACCAGTGTCGGCGGAGTCTCGGGCCAGTCGGTGTCGACCTTGGCGACCACATCGGCGATGGTTTGAGCGGCGTGGGCGTCGTCGAATGCGGGGGTGGTGCGGGCGTCAACGCTGAGGGTGCACAGATCCGGCACGGTCGAGAATCCTTGGCCGCCGTCGATCGCGGTCACGGTGAGCTTTCCGGCTGCGAATCCGTCGGCGGGGCCCGGCAGTGGCGCGAGGTTCAGCGCGGTGACAATCTCGGCAGCCTTGGCGATGGCGGAAGGGGTGGGGCGGCTGGCTCCGGAGTGGGAGGCGACGCCGTGGACGTGCAGTCGAGCCCGGTGGACTCCGCGTCCTCCGATGACGATGTGGTTCATGCCGGGGTAGCCGATCATCACTCCGCCGATGTCGGCGGGGGTGTCCGGGGAGTCGAAGTAACGGCGGGCGCCCGCGAATCCGCCGGTGTGCTCGTCGAGGTCGAACAGCACGACCACCTCGCCGCGCAGGGTCTGGGGCTGCTGGAGCAGACGGGCGGCCAGGTGGCAGAAAATCGCGACAGCCACTTTGGAGTCGGCCGCACCGCGTCCCCACAACCAGCCATCCTCCAGGACCGCGCTGGTGGGCGGGTGGTGCCAGGCGTCCTCGTCGCCGAAAGGAGCAGTGTCCAGACAGGCGTCCAGCACCCAGGTCCGTCCGGGCTGGCGGCCCTGGACGCGGGCAGCGACCGCGACCGCGGTATCCGAGGCGTCCCGCAGGACCTGAGGGGCGAGGCCGTGATCGTCCATCCAGCCCATCAGGTGGTCGATTGCCGCGTCGTAGGGGTCGATACCGCCGCGCGTAGGGATGCGCACCAGGTCTTGGGTGAGTGCGACCACAGAGTCGAGATCGGCGTGGGCGCGGGCCGACGCGGCCGCGGGCTCGGGAAGGTTCATGCGGTGTACCGGTCTCGTGTGGTGTCGGCGTTCAACGAACGCAGGACCGTCGGGTTCTCGACCCGAGATGCCGCAGCATACCCCTGGCGTGCGTGGTCCACGAGTCGCATAGCAGCGTTGGGGCCGAGCACGACACCGCAGTCGAACCCGTAGACCGAAATGAATGAGGGCAAGGGTACAACTGCGGTGTGCTCGCAGGCGCAGAAGAACCGTTCGGGCAGATCCGTGTCGATGAGGCCGATGTGCAGCGTTTTCATGCCCAAGGAGCGGTCTTGGGGGTCGCGGATCTCCAGAAGGTGTTCCAGGTGCTCGAACAGGGGCTGGGTGCGGGGTGGGCCGAACAGGAGTCGGTAGTGCACCAGAGAGGGGCGCTGGTGTAGCGCGGTTTCGATCGCTGTGAGGTAGTTCTGGTCGCGCGAGCGTGACCCCGCCACCGCCAGATACTCCTCAGCCGAACTCACCACGTTGATCATGGCGTCTCTCAGCGACTGCGGATCGGTGATGAGCCGTGGGGAGTCACTGGCCTCGATGGGTGATTCGTCTTGGTGGGCGAAGAGAACGTGCACGGGTTCGCCGTAGTAGTGGGCGAGGAGCCTGCGGTAGCGAGAGCTGGTGGTGTGGCGTCCGCGTTCCCAGCCAGACAGCATGCTCGGCGTGACCCCGCTGGCGCCGTCAGGGCTGGCGTGATCGAGATCGGCGCACACCTGTTCCAGGGTGGCACCCCGGTTTGTGCGGGCTTGACGCAAAGGGCTGGAGTGGGGGGCGGGTGGTGTCATGCACCACGTCCTAGGTCAAGGAGTTGTGCCTTCGATGGTGGTCTCTCGGACGATCGGGGTCGATACCAGCTTGTCGCACACCGCCTGCCAGGCCGGGTGGCGGTCCACGAGCGTGTATCCCTGAGGCGCGGTGAAGCTCCCGTCTAACATTTGGTCCAGTTCGTCGGCCGAGAAACCCTCGAATTCCCGTACCCGCCTGATGGGCAACGCATACCCCAATTCTTTGCCGTCGCGGGCGAGGTAGGGCAACACCGTCTCCCCGTTGCCGGGGCGCATCCGCTCGGCGAGCTGGGCGATGTTCTCGGGAGTGTCCTCGATCGCGATGTCCAGGTCGATGACAGCGCACATCCGCGAGTCGGGCGCGGTCAGATAGACGAACCACTGGGTCGGAGCACCGGACAGGTAGCGGCGTCGGAACTCGTGGGTCTTCTCGCCGCGCCACATCAGCTCGTACCACTGGGCGTTAAGCGACATCACCACCCGGACGGTAGGGGCGGACATGTCGAACAACGACTCGTTGTGCACGTGGAAGAACATCCCTTCGGCGCCACGGCGGTCGGCATTGTGAATGAGCCACTCTAGCCCCATTGGCATCGGCGGGGCAGGAGGTTGCCCAACCTGATCTCGGATTGTCCACCTGTTGTCGACTCACCGATGAACAACGGCGTGGACAACTACTGGCGAAGGCGTGAGCTGGTTGCGTGCCTGGCTTCGGGTGAGTCTGGAGTCAGCCGCCGACGGGTTGAAGGAAAGGTAAGGACACCATGCCCCATTCCCGCACAATCGGGTTTCCCCGCGAAAGTGACTCCGATGAACGCCGCACCCTGCTGACTCCCCAGCTTGCCCACGCCTTTTCCGGTGCCGGATTCCGCGTTATCAGCGAGCCTGGTATCGGCGCTGGTATCGGTCAGGACGACACCGCATTGCCGCAGGTGGAGTTCTGCGCGCCCGAGCAGGTGTGGTCGGCACCTCTGGTTTTGCGGTACAAGCCAGGCCCCGCCACCGACCTTGACCGTCTCGCCCCTGAGCAGACAATCGGCGCGATCTTCCACGCCGAAGGCGACCCGGACATGCTCACCGCGCTGACCCGCACCCGGGTGCGAGCGTTCAGCTACGAGTTCCTACACGAACGTGGAACCTTCCCCTTGGCCACGGCGGGCGGGCAGATCGCCGGAACCCAAGCCGTCCTCGCTGGAGCCCAGGCGCTTCAACGTCCTGAGGGCCGCGGGGTTCTCCTCGGTGGTGTGCCCGGCGCCGCACCGGCCCACGCTGTGGTCATCGGCAACGGCAACGTTGGCGCGGCGGCCGCCCACACGGCCGCACGGTTGGGGGCCCACGTCACCGTCCTGACGCGCACCTCGCACACCGCCACGACCCACGAACGCCGCGCCCCCGCAGGGGTGCGCGTCGAGACCAACACCCCTGAGCGGCTCGCCGAGCTGGTGACCACCGCCGACCTGGTCATCGGCGCCATCCTCATCTCCACCCACACCACCCCGGCGATGATCACCCGAGACCACCTGGCCACCATGCGCCCGGGCGCGGTGATCGTGGATGCCACCTGCGGGTACGGGAACGGCTACCTGCCCACCGCCGGACCGGTCCAGAAGCCGGGCGCCCCGCCGCGGATGGTGAATGGGGTTCTGCACGTCAAACTCGACGCTCTTCCCAAAGCGGTACCGGTGACCGCCTCACACGCCTACACCCATGCCGCGGCCCCCTACCTGCTCCGGCTGGCCCGCCATGTGCTCCACGGCGCCGACGACCCAGCCGTGCAGAGCGCGATGGTCGCACGGGCAGGAGCGCTGGTGCACCCGGTGCTGCGCGAGCATGCTGAGCGGTACACGGCGGGAGCGGTCGCATGAACGCCCCCGCTGAGGTAGTGGTGGACTCCTACCGCGACCGCGCCGCCTGGGCCCGCGCCGAGTGCCGACCCACCACCCCCTACTTGCTGGCCCAGGCCCTGGACGGCATCGCGCACGTGGTCGAGTTCCCCTGTGGGACGGGACACTTCCTGCCCGCCTACGCCCGCGCTGGGGTCCGCGTGCAGCTGATCGACGCCAGTTGGCCCATGCTCAGCGTCGCCACACAGCACGCCCGCGACGCCGGAGTGTCCGAGCTCGCGGTGGGGTGCCATTTCCTTCACCAGTTGCCGGCCCTCCCCCAGGCGGAGCTGGTGGTGGTCCCCCACGGGGCGCTGAACCAGCTCGCCGCCCAAACGCCACTGACCGATGTGCTCGCTCACCTGCGTGAGGCCGTCCGCCCAGGAACTCAGCTGCTCCTGCAACACCTGGCCTCCGATGAAGGTCCGGGGGGCAGCTTCTACACCCCGGCGCTGGCCGACGGCGAACCAATCCGCGACCACCGCTTCCGTGCTCCCCATGGCCAGGAGGTGCTGCGCCACCGGCGCCAACACCACAGCCCCAACCGAGCCCGGGTCCACATCGAGTTCACCTACACCACCGGGGGGCAAGAGGATCGCACCGCCCACGTGCACCTGGCCCTACCCACCGCGGTCGACGTCGAGGACGCGGTCATCCACGCCGGCTGGACCACCACCCACACCCACGCCGGCTCCGGTCTCCGCGAATTCCTCGCCATTGCGGGAAGCCGATGAGTTCCCCGCGCACGGTGCTGGACGCCGCACTCTACTGGGACACCTACTACGCCGACGTCTTTCGCTTTGGTCAGGGCACCGAACACATCCTGGCCCTACTGGGCCGAACCCCGCCGGTACACACCTGGAGTGACCTGGGCAGTGGTTCCGAGAGTCTGCTGTGGTCCATCGCCCTGAACGCCCGCCGGCTGACATCTGTCGACACCGACCCTGACCGGCTCGCCACCCTGACGGCATTCGCGCGCACCGGACGCCCGCGCGGTATCCACACGGTCGCATTAGCCCTGTGCGGGCGCGACGCTGACGCCTTCCCCCAACACTGCCGGTGCCTGACCTCCACTCTG includes:
- a CDS encoding DUF397 domain-containing protein, with amino-acid sequence MGEFGAWHKSSYSGGGHQDCVEVAESSEQVKVRDTQHRNAGYLAVSAAEWSAFLADVKDGRL
- a CDS encoding helix-turn-helix domain-containing protein → MKSMDGTSQDVARRFGRELARLREMADMTQARLANDLEISSSHLSNLERGYRTPKGPIIAQLDKTLSADGHLVRLWEELTGSGRSVWLDELAELERDAITIMESQTVMFPALLQTEKYARVAVSTLSPWMTRDEVAVSVRNRMERVERFTESQAPIHWAVIDHSVITRKMGPDDLHRAQLSHVANLIECERVSVQVVEGRHAGLAGPFKIISPPGASDVVYAESAHSGQVIDTPEDVRRFRLLYGAVQAVALSPDESARLILKTLEGLGDG
- a CDS encoding M20 family metallopeptidase is translated as MNLPEPAAASARAHADLDSVVALTQDLVRIPTRGGIDPYDAAIDHLMGWMDDHGLAPQVLRDASDTAVAVAARVQGRQPGRTWVLDACLDTAPFGDEDAWHHPPTSAVLEDGWLWGRGAADSKVAVAIFCHLAARLLQQPQTLRGEVVVLFDLDEHTGGFAGARRYFDSPDTPADIGGVMIGYPGMNHIVIGGRGVHRARLHVHGVASHSGASRPTPSAIAKAAEIVTALNLAPLPGPADGFAAGKLTVTAIDGGQGFSTVPDLCTLSVDARTTPAFDDAHAAQTIADVVAKVDTDWPETPPTLVEAHTRWPPYALNHDAPLRTALTTAAAHHGFDPAAKIAGPSNIGNYLARLGIPATAGFGPHYEGLHATNERVRIDTIPIVQAIYDRALQLLTQS
- a CDS encoding helix-turn-helix domain-containing protein; translated protein: MTPPAPHSSPLRQARTNRGATLEQVCADLDHASPDGASGVTPSMLSGWERGRHTTSSRYRRLLAHYYGEPVHVLFAHQDESPIEASDSPRLITDPQSLRDAMINVVSSAEEYLAVAGSRSRDQNYLTAIETALHQRPSLVHYRLLFGPPRTQPLFEHLEHLLEIRDPQDRSLGMKTLHIGLIDTDLPERFFCACEHTAVVPLPSFISVYGFDCGVVLGPNAAMRLVDHARQGYAAASRVENPTVLRSLNADTTRDRYTA
- a CDS encoding NAD(P)-dependent oxidoreductase; amino-acid sequence: MPHSRTIGFPRESDSDERRTLLTPQLAHAFSGAGFRVISEPGIGAGIGQDDTALPQVEFCAPEQVWSAPLVLRYKPGPATDLDRLAPEQTIGAIFHAEGDPDMLTALTRTRVRAFSYEFLHERGTFPLATAGGQIAGTQAVLAGAQALQRPEGRGVLLGGVPGAAPAHAVVIGNGNVGAAAAHTAARLGAHVTVLTRTSHTATTHERRAPAGVRVETNTPERLAELVTTADLVIGAILISTHTTPAMITRDHLATMRPGAVIVDATCGYGNGYLPTAGPVQKPGAPPRMVNGVLHVKLDALPKAVPVTASHAYTHAAAPYLLRLARHVLHGADDPAVQSAMVARAGALVHPVLREHAERYTAGAVA
- a CDS encoding class I SAM-dependent methyltransferase; translation: MNAPAEVVVDSYRDRAAWARAECRPTTPYLLAQALDGIAHVVEFPCGTGHFLPAYARAGVRVQLIDASWPMLSVATQHARDAGVSELAVGCHFLHQLPALPQAELVVVPHGALNQLAAQTPLTDVLAHLREAVRPGTQLLLQHLASDEGPGGSFYTPALADGEPIRDHRFRAPHGQEVLRHRRQHHSPNRARVHIEFTYTTGGQEDRTAHVHLALPTAVDVEDAVIHAGWTTTHTHAGSGLREFLAIAGSR
- a CDS encoding class I SAM-dependent methyltransferase, with protein sequence MSSPRTVLDAALYWDTYYADVFRFGQGTEHILALLGRTPPVHTWSDLGSGSESLLWSIALNARRLTSVDTDPDRLATLTAFARTGRPRGIHTVALALCGRDADAFPQHCRCLTSTLVADCLTPERLPLRVLSADLLTQFGLLGLCRNTGHFTDAFTRLHAHLPEHGWAAGANWVPADSTGRVHLTHGAYQHAARQANLHLLQLDRLPSTDPDFPHIWTYLARRIPR